The stretch of DNA GACGAGATCGCGGCCGTCCTGGAACGCAACGAACAGGTCGTGGCCAGGGCGGCTCGCGAGTTGGGTCTGTCTCGACAAGCGTTGTATCGACGCATGGAGCGCATCGGCTTGGCCGTCACGCGGACCGCGCGCCGGCGTGCTTGAACACGCTGTTTGCGGCGCGTGAGTAGGTCGCGTACCACGCGGCGGCGAGGAGCAGTGCTTGCACCGGCGTGCGGAACCACAGGTAGTGCGCGCCGTAGGCAGCACCTGGCCCAAGACTGTGCAACGCGGCGTACACGTTCGCGGGAAACAGTGCGCCCAACAAGAGCATCGCAACGCCCCCGACCCAGCGTGGTTGAAGGATGCTCAGCCGGGTGGCCAGCGCCAGGGCGAGTGCCAGTTCGAGTGCGCCCGTCGCATAGACTGCGGCATCCCGCGCCGGCAGCCACTCCGGAATCATCTCCACAAAGGCGCTGGGCGTCACGAAGTGGGCGCTGCCGGTAACCATGAACACCGATGCGAGCGCGAAGCGCGCCGAGCACGGACGGGAGATGCCAAGTCCGCGGGCCGCAGCCAACCGAAGCCCAGCGAAGACGGCCACAAACACGATCAGCGGCACCATGACGAGTCTCCTTTGGGCTCTAGGGTCTTTTTAGGATCCTTCTAACCCCTGCTCTGGTCGACGAAAGGATGCAGCTGATTCTGGATCACCGAATTGGAACTCGGGAAGCTGGTCGGGTCGGTCACACCGACCTGCATGGGCTCCCGGGCGCGGCCGTACACAAAGGTCCCGAAGGCCAGGTCCCAAAGCGTGATGGCGCTGGCGAAGTTGCCTGCCTCTTCGAGCTTGGTCGAGTGGTGCAGGCGATGGTGTGCGGGGGCCATGACAACGTAGCCGAGCCACCCGAGCTCAACGTCGACGTTGGCGTGTACGGCAAAGGACTGCAGCGTGAGCACGTAGGCCGCGAGCACGATCACCTCGGGCGAGAAACCGAGCAAGAGAAGCGGCAGCGTCTTGCCAAGGCCGCTGTAAAGCGTGTTGAGGAAGTGAACCGTGTTGTTGTTCCAGGTGTTGACCTTGTCCGGCGTGTGGTGCACGCCGTGGACCTTCCACAGCCAGCCACGGTGGCCAAAGCGGTGCAGCCAATAGCCCGCGAAGTCTCCGATCACGATCGCCAAGGGTAGCGCGGCCCATAGTCCGAGCCCGTTGTGCCACGAACCAAGCGTTGCAACGGCGAACGCCGTGCCCATCTTGGCCAGCGCGTCCAGGCCGCCATTCATTCCGAAGTAGAACAGGTCGCGCAGCGCTTCCTTGCGGTTTGGATGCCAGGTTCGTCGGTGCGGCTGGATACGTTCCAGGACAAACAAAGCGACCAGCGACGCCAACAGCCCGGGCATGGCCACGGCGGCAAACGGAAGCTCGTTGGCAGCGGCCCAGACCATCAGGCCGGCGTTGGCTAGTAGCAGGCTCGGGTAGGCAAGCCACCGCAGGGCCCGACGCAGGCCGTTTGCCTCGGGCTTGGTCGCAGACGGCGCGGTCGCGTAGGGCAGTGGAGCGGATTGGGTTTGGGTGATGGTAGTCATGCCCCGCCACGAAGCGAGACTCGTGCCACTTCGGAAAACATAATGAAACCAGTAGGATAGGATCCAAGGCAGGCTCGGTCGGACACAAAGTGTCCGACGTCCGAGCCCGATCGGACACTCGGCGGACACGGGTATCCGGCAACGGAAGGGTCACTGCGGGCTGTGGCTGGTCGGTCTGAGGCCGAGCGGGCGCGCCAAGTCTTCGCCTGGCCGCCGTACTCAGGCGGGGCTCCTCCTGTTGGAAGCTGGAACGGCGCGCTTTGGACAACCACAAACACCGCTCGAGTTCCCAGTGCACGCAAGAGGGAGGGGCCCGCGCAGCTTCGGAAGGCGAGCCTATGGTGGGATCGCGGGGGGAGGCGACCGGGCCTACGGTCACCGACAGCCAACTGCCGCAATCCCGGCGGTTGCGCGCTGGTGACAAGCTCGGTCGTTACGTCATTCGGGAGCTCTTGGGCGAGGGCGGCATGGGGGTCGTGTACAGCGCCTACGACCCGGACCTGGACCGGCGCGTTGCGCTGAAGATGCTTCGCGGGGCACCGGACGCCGGGGAAGACCGCGCGTACGAGACCGGCACGGCGCGCCTCATGCGCGAGGCCCAGGCCATGGCGCAGCTGTCCCATCCCAACGTGCTGCCAATTTTTGACGTGGGTCGGTCGGGGGCACGGGTTTTCATCGCTACCGAGATCATAGACGGCTCCACACTCGCGCAGTGGAACCGCCAGCGGGAGCGCCCCTGGCGTGAAGTCGTCGCGGTCTTTCGGAAGGCGGGCAAGGGCTTGGTGGCCGCCCATCGTCAAGGGCTTATCCACCGCGACTTCAAACCCGACAACGTGCTCATCTCGGCGAGTGGCGTAGTTCGCGTGATGGACTTCGGGCTCGCGCGCCGTCGTGACGCCGCTGCACCAGGTGGTGCGCAAAGCGAAGGCACGTCCGATGCTGACGAACCCCCGCGCGTTGCCACGCTGGACGGAGACGAAGCCCGCTCGCAGATACCGGACCTTCGAGGCCAGCAGGTCTCGGCCCCATCCGACTCGCCTTCTTCCGGCCATTTGCT from Pseudomonadota bacterium encodes:
- a CDS encoding sterol desaturase family protein → MTTITQTQSAPLPYATAPSATKPEANGLRRALRWLAYPSLLLANAGLMVWAAANELPFAAVAMPGLLASLVALFVLERIQPHRRTWHPNRKEALRDLFYFGMNGGLDALAKMGTAFAVATLGSWHNGLGLWAALPLAIVIGDFAGYWLHRFGHRGWLWKVHGVHHTPDKVNTWNNNTVHFLNTLYSGLGKTLPLLLLGFSPEVIVLAAYVLTLQSFAVHANVDVELGWLGYVVMAPAHHRLHHSTKLEEAGNFASAITLWDLAFGTFVYGRAREPMQVGVTDPTSFPSSNSVIQNQLHPFVDQSRG
- a CDS encoding serine/threonine protein kinase → MVGSRGEATGPTVTDSQLPQSRRLRAGDKLGRYVIRELLGEGGMGVVYSAYDPDLDRRVALKMLRGAPDAGEDRAYETGTARLMREAQAMAQLSHPNVLPIFDVGRSGARVFIATEIIDGSTLAQWNRQRERPWREVVAVFRKAGKGLVAAHRQGLIHRDFKPDNVLISASGVVRVMDFGLARRRDAAAPGGAQSEGTSDADEPPRVATLDGDEARSQIPDLRGQQVSAPSDSPSSGHLLEQDLTRTGSAVGTVPYMAPEHELGQPASEASDQYAFCVSLFESLYGLRPFQGRRGGRPDLGWRPPACPGTFRRKR